TCGGCTCGACCCGGACGAAGGAGCTGACCACGGTGTGCGCGAAGTCGCCGACCGCGCTGGGCAGCGACAGCCAGTTCACGATGGTCGAGGACGAGCTGAGCGCGGGCACCCAGCCCAGGTCCAACCCGGACACCAGCGTGGTGGCCCCGAACACCAGCGCGAACACCGCCACGCCGCCCGCGACGGCCCGGCCCAGCCGCGCGTTGCGCGTGCCGTGCAGCCGCCGCGCCCACACCAGCACCAGGAACGGCAGCGCGACCACGGCGGTGGCCTTCACCGCGAACGCCAGCGTCACCACGGCCAGGCCGAGGACGTGCCTGCGGTCGAGCACCAGCAGCACGCCCGCGGCCATCAAGCCCACCATCAGCAGGTCGTTGTGCGCGCCGCCGATGAGGTGCACCAGCATCAGCGGGTTCGCCGCGACCAGCCACAGCGCGGTCGCGGGCCGCCCGCCCAGGTGCCTGGTCAGGCCGGGCAGCGACCAGCACAGCAGCACCAGGCCGCACGCCAGGGCGAAGCGCATGAGCACCACGCCGCCGATCACGCTGGCGCCGGTGGCCCACACGACGCCCTCGGCGAGCATCAGGAACAGCGGCCCGTACGGGGCCGGGGTGTTCTGCCAGACCCAACTGACGTTCTCCGACAGCGGGCTCTGCAGCACCGCCGGGCCCACCGAGTAGGGGTCCAGGCCGTTGAGCTTGAGCTGGCCCTGCGCCAGGTAGCTGTAGATGTCCTTGCTGAACAGCGGCGGCGCGAACAGCAGCGGCAGCGTCCAGGCCACCACCGCGGTGAGCACGGCGGGGCTGCCGACGTGCCGGTTGCGCACCATCCGGCCCAGCCGGACCCACGACCAGATCACCAGGCCCAGGCCGAGGTAGAGCACGGCGGTGGCCAGGTCGTGGCCGTGGCCGTAGCGGATCCAGCTCAGCGAGGTGTCGGCGATCAGCGGGTCGTGCTTGAGGACCGCGCCCGCGCCCGTGCCGCCCAGCGCGAGCAGCATGACGCCCGCCACGCCGAGCAGGATGGTGCGGATCGGGATGCCGCCGGGGTCCGGCCGGTCCCGTTCCGGGGTAGCCGACGACCGCACCGGGTCGACAGGTGCGGCGCTCGATCGGGAGGGGGTCGCGGCCATCGCCGGAACATCGTCGCACAACGGCGGGGCGCGCCGGCACGTGATGGGCCGGTCCGGTGTCGTCGTCGCGGCGTCCCGGGGGATCGTCGCACGGCGGCCTCACCCGGGCGAGTGACCACATGGAGTATTCGCGGTGCGCGCGACCGCCGGTTCGGCCCGGCCGAACGACCAGGTCAGCGCCTGGTGCGCGACCGGCGCCCGACCACCGGCCGGCGGGCCGCCGCGCCGACCGCGCCGGTGATCCGCTGGGCGGCGAGCCGGCCGGAGACCAGCACCGGCGGCACGCCCACGCCCGGCGTGGTGCCGCAGCCGGCGAGCACCGCGTTGTCCAGCACGAGGTTGCGCGGCCGGAACGGGCCGGTCTGGGCGAAGGTGTGGGCGGCGGAGAACGGGGTGCCCGCGGCCAGGCCGCGCGCGGCCCAGTCGCGCGGCGTGACCAGCCGCTCCACCTCGATCGCGGACCCGAACCCGGTCAGGCCGCGCGCCTCCAGCGTGCGCACCAGCTCCTCGCGGTAGGCGGGGCCGACGCGTTCCCAGTCGATGGCCGAGGTGCGCAGGTTCGGCGCGGGCGCCAGCACGAACAGGCCCTGCCCGGGCGGGGCGGTGACCAGCAGCGACGGGTCGCTCATCAGCGTGCCGCGGCGGGTCAGCTCGTCGAAGGTCCGCCGCCACGCGGCGCCGAAGAAGACGGTGTGGTGGGCCAGCTCGGGCCAGGTGCGCGTCACCCCGGCGTGCAGCACGACCGCGGACGGCGACCAGGTGATCGGCAGCGGTCGGCGCGGGCGGTGGCCGAGCAGGCGGTAGGAGGTCGGCAGGTCCGGGGTGAGCACCACCGCGTCGCACGGGATGCGCTCGCCCCGGGCGGTGCGCACGGCGGTGACCCGGCCGCCGATCCGCTCCAGCCACGCCACCCGCGTCCGGTAGCGGAACTCGGCCCCGGCGTCCTGCGCGGCGGCCGCCAGGGCGTCCGGCAGCGCGCGCATCCCGCCCTCGGGGTGGTAGACGCCCGCGACGGTGTCCATGTAGGCGATCACGGCGTAGGCGGCCAGCGCCCGGTGCGGCGGCACCCCCGCGTACAGCGACTGGAAGGTGAACACCCGCCGCAGGCGCTCGTCGGAGAGGAAGCGCGCCACCGACGGTTCGAGCCGGGCGAACCCGCGCAGCGCGGCCAGCTCCGCCAGCCGGGGCGTGAGCAGGTCCAGGGGCGAGTCGAAGTTCGCGCCGATGAACGCGTCCCGCTCCACCCGGTACAGCCGGGTCAGCCAGCGGCGCAGCTCCCGGTACCCGGCGGCCTCGCGGGGACCGGCGAACCGGCGCACCTCGGCCTCCATCGCCCCGGCGTCGGCGTGCACGTCCAGCGTGCTGCCGTCGGCGAAGCGGGCCCGGTAGGCGGGGTCGACGGGCCGCAGGTCGAGCCGGTCGCCCAGCGACTCGCCGACCGCGTGCAGCGCCTCGTCCACCAGCTCCGGCATGGTCAGCACGGTCGGGCCGGTGTCGAACCGGTAGCCGCCCAGGTCGAGTCGCCCGGCCCGGCCGC
This portion of the Saccharothrix syringae genome encodes:
- the mptB gene encoding polyprenol phosphomannose-dependent alpha 1,6 mannosyltransferase MptB, translated to MAATPSRSSAAPVDPVRSSATPERDRPDPGGIPIRTILLGVAGVMLLALGGTGAGAVLKHDPLIADTSLSWIRYGHGHDLATAVLYLGLGLVIWSWVRLGRMVRNRHVGSPAVLTAVVAWTLPLLFAPPLFSKDIYSYLAQGQLKLNGLDPYSVGPAVLQSPLSENVSWVWQNTPAPYGPLFLMLAEGVVWATGASVIGGVVLMRFALACGLVLLCWSLPGLTRHLGGRPATALWLVAANPLMLVHLIGGAHNDLLMVGLMAAGVLLVLDRRHVLGLAVVTLAFAVKATAVVALPFLVLVWARRLHGTRNARLGRAVAGGVAVFALVFGATTLVSGLDLGWVPALSSSSTIVNWLSLPSAVGDFAHTVVSSFVRVEPTWFMTVARGLGSLLLVYIAWRQWRAAEDGGAEAVRRAAITMLAVALLSPATLPWYFSWALVLAAGFAWTTTGLKAAAFFSTWLLLVTFPNGDTALYSWGYLALVTAVCALACATLTRPDPLKLSGRYT
- the crtI gene encoding phytoene desaturase family protein, with the translated sequence MRVVTGRTDHVVVVGAGLAGLSAALHLLGAGRRVTVVERDAVPGGRAGRLDLGGYRFDTGPTVLTMPELVDEALHAVGESLGDRLDLRPVDPAYRARFADGSTLDVHADAGAMEAEVRRFAGPREAAGYRELRRWLTRLYRVERDAFIGANFDSPLDLLTPRLAELAALRGFARLEPSVARFLSDERLRRVFTFQSLYAGVPPHRALAAYAVIAYMDTVAGVYHPEGGMRALPDALAAAAQDAGAEFRYRTRVAWLERIGGRVTAVRTARGERIPCDAVVLTPDLPTSYRLLGHRPRRPLPITWSPSAVVLHAGVTRTWPELAHHTVFFGAAWRRTFDELTRRGTLMSDPSLLVTAPPGQGLFVLAPAPNLRTSAIDWERVGPAYREELVRTLEARGLTGFGSAIEVERLVTPRDWAARGLAAGTPFSAAHTFAQTGPFRPRNLVLDNAVLAGCGTTPGVGVPPVLVSGRLAAQRITGAVGAAARRPVVGRRSRTRR